One Glycine max cultivar Williams 82 chromosome 4, Glycine_max_v4.0, whole genome shotgun sequence DNA segment encodes these proteins:
- the LOC100816780 gene encoding ER membrane protein complex subunit 7 homolog, which produces MASTRSVFLLLFIQLCFSLLPLSFAQSPATGSTEGYTIYGRVKIPSVGTKDYILPGKISNVKVILNGGQRVTFLRPDGYFSFHNVPAGTHLIEVAAIGYFFSPVRVDVSARHHGKIQAALTENRRGLSEFVLEPLKDEQYFEVREPFSIMSIVKSPMGLMMGFMLIVVFLMPKLMENMDPEEMRRAQEEMRNQGVPSLASLLPGAARSN; this is translated from the exons ATGGCTTCAACCAGATcagtctttcttcttcttttcattcAATTGTGCTTCTCACTTCTACCCTTGTCATTCGCTCAATCCCCCGCCACCGG GTCTACCGAAGGTTACACCATTTATGGTCGAGTGAAGATCCCCA GTGTGGGAACAAAAGATTATATTCTTCCTGGAAAAATTTCAAATGTCAAAGTCATACTCAATGGTGGTCAAAGAGTTACTTTTCTGAGGCCTGATGGATATTTCTCATT CCACAATGTTCCTGCAGGGACACATCTAATTGAAGTGGCTGCCATAGGCTATTTCTTTTCTCCG GTACGAGTTGATGTAAGTGCCAGACACCATGGCAAAATTCAGGCAGCCCTGACAGAAAATAGGAGGGGGCTAAGTGAGTTTGTCTTGGAGCCATTGAAGGATGAACAATATTTTGAG GTTAGGGAGCCATTCTCTATTATGTCCATTGTGAAAAGTCCAATGGGTCTGATGATGGGATTTATGCTGATTGTTGTCTTCCTCATGCCCAAATTAATGGAGAACATGG ATCCAGAAGAAATGAGGCGTGCACAAGAAGAAATGAGAAATCAAGGAGTTCCATCTTTAGCAAGCCTGTTACCCGGTGCTGCAAGAAGCAACTAG